From the Streptomyces syringium genome, one window contains:
- a CDS encoding SAM-dependent methyltransferase, translated as MKREMISRLAHADHPIAAPLDDTSVRELLDHGIPRGDERVLDLGCGGGEWLLRALAAHPRLRAEGVDISEASLTHAHEAAAELGVQDRLALHRQDAADFTSPHSFDLVLCVGSTHAFGGLLPTLAAARKHLAPGGRVLVGDGFWEREPSQEAVDMLGEFDDLATTVARVIADGWTPVQGHVSTRQELDAYEWAWTGSLSAWALDHPDDPGSAQALAAATTHRSEWLRVYRDTLGFVCLVLRAS; from the coding sequence GTGAAACGTGAAATGATCTCCAGGCTCGCGCACGCCGACCATCCGATCGCGGCGCCGCTCGACGACACTTCGGTCCGCGAACTGCTGGACCACGGCATCCCCCGCGGCGACGAGCGCGTCCTCGACCTCGGCTGCGGCGGCGGGGAATGGCTCCTGCGCGCCCTGGCCGCCCACCCGCGGCTGCGGGCCGAGGGTGTGGACATATCCGAGGCGTCCCTGACGCACGCCCACGAGGCCGCGGCCGAGCTCGGCGTCCAGGACCGGCTCGCACTCCACCGCCAGGACGCCGCGGACTTCACCTCCCCGCACTCGTTCGACCTGGTGCTCTGCGTGGGGTCCACGCATGCCTTCGGTGGGCTGCTGCCCACCCTCGCGGCCGCGCGCAAGCATCTGGCTCCCGGCGGGCGCGTCCTGGTCGGTGATGGCTTCTGGGAGCGCGAGCCCTCCCAGGAGGCCGTCGACATGCTCGGGGAGTTCGACGACCTGGCGACCACGGTGGCCCGCGTCATCGCCGACGGGTGGACCCCCGTACAGGGACACGTCAGCACCCGCCAGGAGCTGGACGCCTACGAATGGGCATGGACGGGGTCCCTGTCCGCGTGGGCGCTGGACCACCCCGACGATCCGGGGAGCGCCCAAGCGCTCGCGGCGGCCACGACCCACCGCTCCGAGTGGCTGCGCGTCTACCGGGACACCCTGGGATTCGTCTGCCTGGTCCTGCGCGCGTCATGA
- a CDS encoding NAD(P)-binding domain-containing protein has product MGLALAATLLEQGHPTTVWNRTPEKADGLVVQGARRAATIADAVAASPVTVRTSVERNVSSDQPELMKALAERAIAEGHGGQNYLAVFELLKKPTPSS; this is encoded by the coding sequence ATGGGCCTGGCGCTCGCCGCGACACTGCTGGAGCAGGGCCACCCCACGACGGTCTGGAACCGCACTCCGGAGAAGGCCGACGGCCTCGTCGTCCAGGGCGCGCGCCGGGCGGCGACGATCGCCGACGCCGTTGCCGCGAGCCCGGTGACCGTCCGCACCAGCGTGGAAAGGAACGTCAGCTCCGACCAGCCGGAGCTGATGAAAGCCCTCGCCGAGCGGGCGATCGCCGAGGGCCACGGCGGACAGAACTACCTTGCCGTGTTCGAGCTGCTCAAGAAGCCGACGCCCTCGTCATGA
- a CDS encoding transglycosylase SLT domain-containing protein produces MRSTTTGTARLTKAHKLTAAGITVAMGAAAVAMAVTPGQSAETPSIAVKPVAWTTTDLGAHHHIGNQSDKAAQQAKTDAAEAKKKADAAAKAKADKDRAEKQAASRSQARTPVKPAAPAKPAPAAPVKKAYADNLDGWIKESLDILKSKNIPASYEGIKRNVMRESTGNPRAINDWDINAANGVPSKGLLQIIDPTFKAYHVEGTSWDPYDPVANITASCNYAADKYGSMDNVNSAY; encoded by the coding sequence ATGCGCTCCACCACCACCGGTACCGCCCGTCTGACCAAGGCCCACAAGCTCACCGCCGCCGGCATCACCGTCGCCATGGGCGCCGCAGCCGTCGCCATGGCCGTCACCCCCGGCCAGAGCGCCGAGACCCCCTCCATCGCCGTGAAGCCCGTCGCCTGGACCACCACCGACCTCGGCGCCCACCACCACATCGGCAACCAGTCCGACAAGGCCGCACAGCAGGCCAAGACCGACGCCGCTGAGGCGAAGAAGAAGGCCGACGCCGCCGCGAAGGCCAAGGCCGACAAGGACCGCGCCGAGAAGCAGGCCGCCAGCCGCTCCCAGGCCCGCACCCCCGTCAAGCCCGCCGCCCCCGCCAAGCCGGCTCCCGCGGCTCCGGTGAAGAAGGCGTATGCCGACAATCTCGACGGGTGGATCAAGGAGTCCCTGGACATCCTGAAGTCCAAGAACATCCCCGCCAGCTACGAGGGCATCAAGCGCAACGTGATGCGCGAGTCGACCGGCAACCCCCGCGCGATCAACGACTGGGACATCAACGCCGCCAACGGCGTCCCCTCCAAGGGCCTGCTCCAGATCATCGACCCCACCTTCAAGGCCTACCACGTCGAGGGCACCTCCTGGGACCCCTACGACCCCGTCGCCAACATCACCGCCTCCTGCAACTACGCCGCCGACAAGTACGGCTCCATGGACAACGTCAACTCCGCCTACTGA
- a CDS encoding tyrosinase family protein has product MPKSRQDINELSAGQLSDYIHAVDILRARSAADPDDPAGYDFQAALHNDVFVGPCEHGSDLFLPWHRAHLHYFEKLLQGTDPPRTANVTVPYWDWIHAQPAGKFPAAFDLPGLSSPGRSLSPTPLPPDTLEIVTTETDPGEFGGYPEAHPGGDYGRLELGPHNYMHPEFIGGLMAEPGTAAQDPIYFSFHCFIDLLWAEWQRRNGSPPLSSPDHDLRGFLDQPRHQVADFHSTLDLDYAYAYTDQLHTVFGVPVPPPSPPRELMMTQPLEAVSEADFTTELREKARVQFRLTAPPDRGRRVVVRLDELKVPVTGSYMLRAFVHPADVEFRRDDEAFARSYGVGYVSMWRAHDASHGGGHGTPHGPHGGHGHHGGHGPPAHHPTAGTARFDVTAVLASATAAPGDHVLTLQYLPSPTPTGEAQEPAELVAEVALRDVLMEVYD; this is encoded by the coding sequence ATGCCCAAGAGCCGTCAGGACATCAACGAACTGAGTGCGGGTCAGCTGAGCGACTACATCCACGCGGTCGACATCCTGCGTGCGCGCTCGGCGGCGGACCCCGACGATCCGGCCGGATACGACTTCCAGGCCGCGCTGCACAACGATGTCTTCGTCGGCCCGTGCGAGCACGGGAGCGACTTGTTCCTGCCGTGGCACCGCGCGCACCTGCACTACTTCGAGAAGCTTCTGCAGGGAACGGACCCGCCCAGGACCGCGAACGTCACGGTGCCCTATTGGGACTGGATCCACGCCCAGCCGGCCGGGAAGTTCCCGGCCGCTTTCGACCTGCCCGGACTGTCCTCACCGGGGCGCAGCCTCTCCCCGACGCCCCTGCCACCGGACACGCTCGAGATCGTGACGACCGAGACGGACCCGGGCGAGTTCGGCGGGTACCCGGAGGCACACCCGGGCGGGGACTACGGCCGGCTCGAGCTGGGCCCCCACAATTACATGCACCCCGAGTTCATCGGTGGCCTGATGGCCGAACCCGGCACGGCGGCCCAGGACCCGATCTACTTCAGCTTCCACTGCTTCATCGACCTGCTGTGGGCGGAGTGGCAACGGCGCAACGGCTCACCGCCCCTTTCCTCACCGGACCACGATCTGCGCGGGTTCCTGGACCAGCCCAGGCACCAGGTCGCGGACTTCCACAGCACACTGGACCTGGACTACGCGTATGCGTACACCGACCAGCTCCACACGGTCTTCGGGGTGCCCGTGCCGCCGCCGTCGCCACCTCGTGAGCTGATGATGACGCAGCCGCTGGAAGCGGTGTCCGAGGCCGACTTCACAACGGAGTTGCGGGAGAAGGCCCGGGTGCAGTTCCGTCTCACGGCCCCGCCCGACCGGGGCAGGCGGGTGGTCGTGAGGCTGGACGAGCTGAAGGTGCCGGTGACCGGAAGCTACATGCTGCGGGCCTTCGTCCATCCGGCCGACGTGGAGTTCCGGCGGGACGACGAGGCGTTCGCGCGGAGTTACGGCGTCGGCTACGTGTCGATGTGGCGGGCGCACGATGCCTCCCACGGCGGTGGGCACGGCACCCCGCACGGACCGCACGGAGGCCATGGCCACCACGGAGGTCATGGGCCGCCGGCCCACCACCCGACCGCCGGCACCGCGCGCTTCGACGTGACGGCGGTGCTGGCCTCGGCGACGGCGGCGCCCGGGGACCATGTGCTGACGCTCCAGTACCTCCCCTCCCCCACGCCCACGGGCGAAGCCCAGGAACCGGCGGAACTCGTCGCGGAGGTCGCGTTGAGGGACGTGTTGATGGAGGTGTACGACTGA
- a CDS encoding alginate lyase family protein encodes MRLLLRLTALTVALLATLTSPVSLADAAGPTEPVARPSASARGFKHPGVLVSKAQLDRLRKRVKGREWRSSFAAMRHSRYGSLGYHATPVRVVECPPDDRPGYGCVEERQDAIAAYTQALLWYITRDRAHARKAVQIMDAWSAVLRDHTEGNAGLQAAWAGSSWARAAEIMRHTYGGWPRHRVRRFAGMLRTVYLREVTVTAPDYNGNWDLAMTDAAMGISVFLDDRRGFNRAVRRFRARVPAYFYLKSDGPLPKRPPGGHIRTPDRIREYWFGQRRFVNGLGQETCRNFTHIGYSLAATAHIAETAWHQGLDLYGEAGKRMRAALTLHARYQLGADVPHWLCGGNLDLDMGPDTEVALNHFRNRRGIAMPQAQRVAQRLRDEGTDDLFVAWEALTHAKNR; translated from the coding sequence ATCAGGCTGTTGCTTCGCCTTACGGCTCTGACGGTCGCTCTGCTCGCTACATTGACGTCACCGGTCTCACTGGCGGACGCCGCCGGCCCGACGGAGCCGGTGGCGCGCCCATCCGCGTCCGCGCGCGGATTCAAGCATCCTGGAGTGCTGGTGAGCAAGGCTCAGCTCGACCGCCTCCGCAAACGAGTCAAGGGCCGTGAGTGGCGGTCGTCGTTCGCCGCGATGCGCCACAGCAGATACGGATCGCTCGGCTACCACGCGACGCCCGTCCGGGTCGTGGAGTGCCCGCCGGACGACCGGCCCGGTTACGGGTGCGTCGAAGAACGGCAGGACGCGATCGCCGCCTACACCCAGGCGCTCCTCTGGTACATCACCCGGGACCGCGCGCACGCCCGCAAGGCCGTGCAGATCATGGACGCCTGGTCCGCCGTGCTCCGGGACCACACCGAGGGCAATGCCGGCCTGCAGGCGGCATGGGCCGGCAGCTCCTGGGCGCGGGCCGCGGAGATCATGCGGCACACCTACGGCGGCTGGCCGCGACACCGGGTGCGGCGGTTCGCCGGGATGCTGCGCACGGTCTACCTCCGCGAGGTGACGGTCACCGCACCGGACTACAACGGGAACTGGGACCTGGCCATGACGGACGCCGCCATGGGGATCTCCGTGTTCCTCGACGACCGGCGCGGCTTCAACAGGGCCGTGCGCAGATTCCGGGCCCGCGTCCCGGCCTACTTCTACCTCAAGTCCGACGGACCCCTGCCCAAGCGCCCGCCGGGCGGCCACATCAGAACCCCCGACAGGATCAGGGAGTACTGGTTCGGGCAGCGGAGGTTCGTCAACGGCCTCGGCCAGGAGACGTGCCGGAACTTCACGCACATCGGCTACTCCCTCGCGGCCACCGCCCATATCGCGGAGACCGCCTGGCACCAGGGCCTCGACCTCTACGGCGAGGCCGGCAAGCGGATGCGGGCGGCGCTCACCCTTCACGCCCGGTACCAACTGGGCGCCGACGTGCCGCATTGGCTGTGCGGCGGGAATCTGGACCTCGACATGGGGCCGGACACCGAGGTGGCCCTCAACCACTTCCGCAACCGGCGGGGCATCGCGATGCCCCAGGCCCAGCGGGTCGCCCAGCGACTGCGGGACGAGGGAACGGACGACCTCTTCGTCGCCTGGGAAGCCCTGACCCACGCGAAGAACCGCTGA